One window of Neptuniibacter halophilus genomic DNA carries:
- a CDS encoding phosphoribosyl-ATP diphosphatase gives MSDVLKQLGEVLEQRKSASPDSSYVSSLHAKGLNKILEKVGEEATETILAAKDAERSGDNSDLIYETADLWFHSLVALSHLGEQPQVVLDELARRFDLSGLEEKASRSK, from the coding sequence ATGAGTGATGTATTAAAACAACTGGGTGAAGTACTGGAACAGCGTAAAAGTGCATCGCCGGACAGCTCTTACGTCTCCAGCCTGCACGCTAAAGGGCTGAACAAGATTCTTGAAAAGGTCGGCGAAGAAGCGACCGAAACAATCCTTGCGGCCAAAGATGCAGAACGAAGTGGTGACAACAGCGACCTGATTTATGAAACCGCCGATTTGTGGTTTCACAGCCTGGTGGCCCTGTCACATTTAGGTGAACAGCCGCAGGTAGTATTGGATGAACTGGCAAGACGTTTTGATCTGTCAGGCCTTGAAGAGAAAGCATCGCGTAGTAAATGA
- a CDS encoding c-type cytochrome codes for MNKLLISLLVTIGITGVAHAAGDAAAGKGKTAVCAACHGADGNSAIANFPKLAGQNEAYLIKQMNDIKAGDRPVVEMTGLLDPLSDQDIADIAAFFAKQNGTVGHAAKDLVEQGQKIYRGGIAAKGVAACTACHSPTGQGNAQAGFPAIGGQHAAYTEKQLMAFRKGERNNDPQQMMQDIAAKLSDAEIKAVASYIQGLSK; via the coding sequence ATGAATAAACTACTGATTAGCTTGCTGGTGACCATTGGTATCACTGGTGTAGCTCACGCAGCAGGTGATGCTGCTGCAGGTAAAGGCAAAACGGCTGTTTGTGCTGCCTGTCACGGTGCTGACGGCAATAGCGCGATCGCAAACTTCCCTAAACTGGCGGGTCAGAACGAAGCATACCTGATCAAGCAGATGAACGACATCAAAGCTGGCGATCGTCCGGTAGTTGAGATGACGGGTCTGCTGGATCCTCTGAGCGATCAGGATATCGCTGATATCGCTGCTTTCTTCGCTAAGCAGAACGGCACTGTCGGTCATGCTGCAAAAGATCTGGTCGAGCAGGGTCAGAAAATCTACCGCGGTGGTATTGCTGCCAAAGGCGTAGCAGCATGTACTGCTTGCCACTCACCAACAGGTCAGGGTAATGCTCAGGCCGGCTTCCCAGCGATTGGCGGTCAGCATGCCGCTTACACTGAGAAGCAGTTGATGGCGTTCCGTAAAGGTGAGCGTAACAATGATCCGCAGCAGATGATGCAGGATATCGCGGCTAAACTGAGCGATGCAGAGATCAAAGCGGTAGCAAGCTACATTCAGGGACTGAGCAAGTAA
- a CDS encoding thiol:disulfide interchange protein DsbA/DsbL, with product MKKLGLVLIALFLPMLAQAEEYREGEHYVKISTPVRTADQSKVEVVEMFGYPCPHCNSFEPLLSHWTENKADDVNFVRVPVVFGRSWEPMARAYYASELLKTLDKTHEATFNAVHVERRRLRSQEDFADFYAKLGVDAGQFNKMYDSFAVNMKLKQGDSKLRGYGVEGVPSMIVNGKYRTTAGMAGGQKQMLDVVNYLVEKERSQAQ from the coding sequence ATGAAAAAACTGGGATTAGTATTGATTGCCCTGTTCCTGCCGATGCTGGCGCAGGCAGAGGAGTACCGGGAAGGCGAGCATTATGTGAAGATCTCAACGCCGGTTCGCACTGCGGATCAGAGCAAGGTGGAAGTGGTTGAGATGTTCGGTTATCCCTGCCCACACTGTAACAGCTTCGAACCGCTGTTGAGCCATTGGACTGAGAATAAAGCGGATGATGTTAATTTTGTTCGTGTACCGGTGGTGTTCGGTCGTAGCTGGGAGCCGATGGCCCGGGCGTACTATGCATCCGAACTGCTGAAGACGCTGGATAAAACCCATGAAGCGACCTTTAACGCGGTGCACGTAGAGCGTCGTCGTCTGCGTAGCCAGGAAGACTTTGCCGATTTTTATGCGAAGCTGGGTGTGGATGCCGGACAGTTCAACAAAATGTATGACTCCTTTGCGGTCAACATGAAGTTGAAGCAGGGTGACTCTAAACTCCGTGGCTATGGTGTTGAAGGTGTTCCGTCGATGATTGTTAACGGCAAATACCGGACAACCGCAGGTATGGCGGGCGGTCAGAAGCAGATGCTTGATGTGGTTAATTATCTGGTCGAAAAAGAGCGCAGCCAGGCTCAGTAA
- the ubiB gene encoding ubiquinone biosynthesis regulatory protein kinase UbiB has translation MKRLSRILKIVQVFARYRLDTLFLGLALPWYARLLFWLLPWRLFIPARQPEAVRVRLALEALGPVFVKFGQMLSTRRDLLPDDLAEELKRLQDRVPPFSGAQAQAIIEQALQQPVSELFAEFEVEPMASASVAQVHKATMRDGREVVVKVIRPGIGKTIRKDVDLLFTLARLVHNVWQEGRRLRPVEVVSEYEQTIFDELDLRKEAANGSQLRRNFENSDILYVPEIYWDFTRANVLVMERIHGIPVAEVEQLQAQNTNMQMLAERGVEIFFTQVFRDSFFHADMHPGNIFVSRQNPSAPQYIAVDFGIIGSLTPEDQSYLARNFLAFFKRDYRQVAQLHVDSGWVPADTNVDAFETAIRSVCEPIFEKPLKEISFGQVLLGLFQTARRFNMEVQPQLVLLQKTLLNIEGLGRQLYPDLDLWKTAKPFLEDWMKERMGPKGVYRSIKQQAPDWLEKMPHMPQLVFDALSQLRNLDNSRQRDIRAYQQARDELQSKRSQKRNLGLLLLASAFVAGNPVLLEWLCELPAASWALGAVGLVLLLRRG, from the coding sequence GTGAAGCGTCTTTCACGTATTCTGAAAATTGTTCAGGTTTTTGCCCGTTATCGTCTTGATACGCTGTTTCTGGGGCTGGCTCTGCCCTGGTATGCCCGTTTGCTGTTCTGGTTGCTGCCCTGGCGTCTGTTTATTCCGGCCCGTCAGCCTGAAGCCGTCCGGGTTCGGCTGGCACTGGAAGCTTTGGGGCCCGTGTTTGTAAAGTTTGGTCAGATGTTGTCCACGCGCCGTGATCTGCTGCCGGATGATCTGGCGGAGGAGCTGAAACGATTGCAGGATCGGGTGCCGCCCTTTTCGGGTGCTCAGGCTCAGGCGATAATTGAGCAGGCCCTGCAGCAGCCGGTATCTGAACTGTTTGCTGAATTTGAAGTTGAACCCATGGCTTCGGCGTCGGTGGCGCAGGTGCATAAAGCGACCATGCGCGACGGGCGTGAGGTGGTGGTGAAGGTGATTCGTCCGGGGATCGGTAAAACGATCCGTAAGGATGTGGATCTGCTCTTTACCCTGGCTCGTCTGGTACACAATGTCTGGCAGGAAGGGAGACGCCTGCGTCCGGTGGAAGTGGTGTCTGAATACGAGCAGACCATCTTTGATGAGCTCGATCTGCGTAAAGAGGCTGCAAACGGTTCCCAGTTACGGCGGAATTTCGAGAACAGCGATATTCTCTATGTGCCGGAAATCTACTGGGATTTTACCCGCGCTAACGTACTGGTGATGGAGCGTATCCACGGCATTCCTGTCGCCGAGGTAGAACAGCTTCAGGCACAGAATACCAACATGCAGATGCTGGCGGAGCGGGGTGTCGAGATCTTCTTCACGCAGGTGTTCCGCGATAGTTTCTTCCATGCAGATATGCATCCGGGGAATATCTTTGTCTCCCGGCAGAACCCGTCGGCTCCGCAGTATATTGCGGTAGACTTCGGCATCATCGGTTCCCTGACACCGGAAGATCAGAGTTATCTGGCGCGTAACTTCCTCGCGTTCTTTAAACGGGATTATCGTCAGGTCGCGCAACTGCACGTCGACTCAGGCTGGGTACCGGCGGATACTAATGTAGATGCATTTGAAACGGCGATCCGCAGTGTCTGCGAACCCATTTTTGAAAAACCGCTGAAAGAGATATCGTTCGGTCAGGTACTGCTGGGTCTCTTCCAGACCGCGCGGCGTTTTAATATGGAAGTGCAGCCGCAGCTTGTACTGCTACAGAAAACACTCCTCAATATTGAAGGGCTGGGACGCCAGCTCTATCCCGATCTGGATCTGTGGAAAACCGCCAAGCCATTCCTGGAAGACTGGATGAAGGAACGGATGGGGCCGAAAGGGGTCTACCGCAGTATCAAGCAGCAGGCACCGGACTGGCTGGAAAAGATGCCACACATGCCACAGCTTGTGTTTGATGCGTTGAGCCAGTTGCGCAATCTGGACAACAGCCGTCAGCGGGATATACGCGCCTACCAGCAGGCCCGTGATGAACTGCAGAGTAAGCGTAGTCAGAAGAGAAATCTGGGCCTGCTGCTTCTGGCCAGTGCCTTTGTTGCCGGAAATCCGGTACTGCTGGAATGGCTGTGTGAACTGCCTGCGGCAAGCTGGGCGCTGGGGGCAGTGGGGCTGGTACTGTTGCTAAGGCGCGGTTGA
- the yihA gene encoding ribosome biogenesis GTP-binding protein YihA/YsxC: protein MASDQITVHYNSARFNKSAAKLHQCPADVGAEVAFAGRSNAGKSSAINTLTNNNKLARTSKTPGRTQLINFFDLNVENIRIVDLPGYGYAKVPVAMKQHWQQHLDEYLQKRQCLQGVVLVMDIRHPMKEFDQMMVDWCLTAQMPLHVLLTKADKLKKGPAQSTKLQVQKQLRAVLGDLVTVQTFSALKKQGVDQLRQQLDSWLIPEEDFSDAELPADAE from the coding sequence ATGGCTTCAGATCAAATAACCGTTCACTACAACAGCGCCCGTTTCAATAAAAGTGCGGCCAAATTACACCAGTGTCCGGCCGATGTGGGTGCGGAGGTTGCTTTTGCCGGCCGTTCCAATGCGGGTAAATCCAGTGCAATCAACACCCTGACCAATAACAATAAGCTGGCACGGACCTCAAAAACTCCCGGCCGTACTCAGCTAATCAACTTTTTTGACCTTAACGTCGAGAATATTCGCATTGTTGACCTGCCGGGTTACGGCTATGCCAAGGTCCCGGTGGCGATGAAACAGCACTGGCAGCAGCATCTGGATGAATACCTGCAGAAACGCCAGTGCCTGCAGGGCGTGGTACTGGTGATGGATATCCGTCATCCGATGAAGGAGTTTGACCAGATGATGGTCGACTGGTGCCTGACTGCGCAGATGCCACTGCATGTGCTGCTGACCAAAGCAGATAAGCTGAAAAAAGGCCCGGCACAGTCCACTAAGTTACAGGTGCAGAAACAGCTACGCGCCGTGCTTGGCGATCTGGTTACCGTGCAGACTTTTTCCGCTCTGAAAAAACAGGGTGTTGATCAGTTACGCCAGCAACTGGACTCCTGGCTGATACCGGAAGAGGACTTCAGCGACGCGGAACTGCCTGCCGACGCCGAATAA
- a CDS encoding GGDEF domain-containing protein has protein sequence MAVDQVDWKKKYRELAHELERKERDSADAEQHLRQLSSYMAIALEGENPQLDSEISTLKSLLQEPAGENIGFLKKISRRVEKQIQNREDLRTKNVRQIVQSLLRWVRMLRTQVQNAGSQNLLDALERRSNEVEEKIYELPSVLSELIELQSHIETGTEDNHEISESDFSLDTTASSEALGDEVRILLKRIGAELLELISGLFVPKEETPNARELVKRIEQGFELPHLAEIVHQVVQLVIKATSNTSEDFENYLLELSSRLTEVQTFVADSREEQQAVGKHQRELDIQVRRDVKNLHQTVKNTHDIGDLKKAVSQQLSGLVRAMDNFKRKEEERETRLQGRYEDLIGKVEQMEQETRKVKAHMEEERLRARTDPLTGLPNRAAYDEHLAQEYERWSRYRTPFSVVVADLDYFKRVNDTYGHLAGDKVLRLVAKVVTKIIRVTDFVARFGGEEFVVILPSTSVAEAEQAMDKLRQALQDSPFNFHGKPVGITMSFGVTEIREGDSLDDVFTRADEALYQAKEEGRNLVRIK, from the coding sequence GTGGCGGTAGATCAGGTAGACTGGAAGAAAAAGTATCGGGAACTGGCTCATGAGCTGGAACGGAAAGAGCGTGACAGTGCAGATGCTGAGCAGCATCTGCGGCAGCTTTCCAGCTACATGGCGATCGCGCTGGAGGGTGAGAACCCCCAGTTGGACAGTGAGATCTCTACGTTAAAGTCACTTCTGCAGGAACCCGCCGGAGAAAACATTGGTTTTCTGAAAAAAATCAGCCGCCGCGTTGAAAAGCAGATCCAGAACCGCGAAGACCTTCGCACCAAAAATGTCCGTCAGATTGTCCAGTCACTGCTGCGTTGGGTTCGTATGTTGCGAACGCAGGTCCAGAACGCAGGCTCACAGAATCTCCTTGATGCGCTTGAACGGCGCAGTAATGAAGTTGAAGAAAAAATCTATGAGCTGCCGTCTGTCCTGTCTGAGCTGATCGAGCTGCAGAGTCACATTGAAACCGGCACGGAAGATAATCATGAGATCAGCGAGAGTGATTTCTCGCTGGACACCACGGCCAGCAGTGAAGCGCTGGGTGATGAAGTCCGGATCCTGTTGAAGCGGATCGGTGCCGAGTTGCTGGAACTGATCAGCGGTTTGTTTGTGCCGAAAGAAGAAACACCGAATGCACGCGAACTGGTGAAGCGGATTGAGCAGGGCTTCGAATTACCGCATCTGGCCGAGATCGTACATCAGGTTGTCCAACTGGTGATCAAGGCCACCAGTAACACCAGTGAAGATTTTGAAAACTACCTGCTGGAACTCAGTTCCCGGCTGACCGAGGTGCAAACCTTCGTCGCCGATAGCCGGGAGGAACAGCAGGCGGTTGGTAAACACCAGCGTGAACTGGATATTCAGGTACGCCGGGATGTGAAAAACCTGCATCAGACCGTGAAGAATACCCACGATATCGGTGACCTGAAAAAAGCGGTGTCCCAGCAGTTGTCGGGTCTGGTTCGGGCGATGGATAACTTCAAACGCAAAGAAGAAGAGCGTGAAACCCGTCTGCAGGGGCGTTATGAAGATCTGATCGGCAAAGTCGAGCAGATGGAGCAGGAGACCCGCAAGGTCAAAGCCCATATGGAGGAGGAGCGTCTCCGTGCCCGTACCGATCCACTGACAGGTTTACCTAACCGGGCTGCCTATGATGAGCATCTGGCGCAGGAATATGAGCGCTGGTCTCGCTATCGTACCCCGTTTTCGGTGGTGGTGGCTGATCTTGACTACTTCAAGAGAGTAAACGATACCTATGGCCACCTGGCCGGCGACAAAGTGCTTCGTCTGGTCGCTAAAGTTGTCACCAAAATTATTCGGGTTACTGATTTTGTGGCCCGCTTTGGTGGCGAGGAATTTGTTGTTATCCTTCCATCCACTTCTGTAGCAGAAGCCGAGCAGGCAATGGACAAGTTGCGTCAGGCTCTGCAGGACAGCCCGTTTAATTTCCATGGCAAGCCCGTGGGGATTACAATGTCGTTCGGTGTGACTGAAATCAGAGAGGGAGATTCTCTGGATGATGTCTTTACCCGTGCCGATGAAGCGCTTTATCAGGCGAAAGAAGAGGGGCGTAACCTGGTACGGATCAAGTAA
- the tatA gene encoding Sec-independent protein translocase subunit TatA: MGLGGISIWQLLIVLAIIILIFGTKKFKNIGSDLGGAVKGFKKAMSDEEKAEEKADPKQLKQEDADFTDAKKADVKDEQKPEK, from the coding sequence ATGGGTTTAGGTGGTATCAGTATCTGGCAGCTTTTGATCGTTCTGGCCATTATCATTTTGATTTTCGGCACCAAAAAGTTCAAAAACATCGGCAGTGATCTGGGCGGAGCAGTCAAAGGCTTCAAGAAAGCGATGAGCGACGAGGAAAAGGCTGAAGAAAAGGCGGATCCGAAACAGCTCAAGCAGGAAGATGCCGATTTTACCGACGCGAAAAAAGCTGACGTAAAAGACGAGCAGAAGCCGGAAAAGTAA